A single region of the Deinococcus aestuarii genome encodes:
- a CDS encoding lactate utilization protein B has protein sequence MSDHGGLHPAQPFPEAAREQVVRAQLRANLRKVTHTIREKRANVVGELPQWEQLRTLGAATKDASLANLSDRLLQLEQSVKARGGHVHWARDAQEAREIVARIAAAHGARELIKVKSITSDEIELNRALEERGIHAIETDLAELIVQLSHDRPSHILVPAIHRNRAEIQALFNAELPGEGELPDDPAALAAAARRYLRHKFLTTKMAVSGANFAIAETGTVCVVESEGNGRMCVTLPEVLVSIMGIEKVLETWEDISVFMELLPRSSTAERMNPYNSFWSGVTPGDGPQEFHLVLLDNGRTNVLADDFGRQTLRCIRCSACLNVCPVYERAGGHAYGSVYPGPIGAILTPQLLGMHDKNANTLPGASSLCGACYDVCPVKINIPQVLIYLRSEANLQKGLTAEALAMKGMKFVMSEGWRFEGALELARVGQGPLVHGDAITSLPGPLAGWTQVRDLKPFPKEGFRDWWRNRPAPVDAAPPAIVQKAEEGPVPPQKKEGGQFDAEPPREDTL, from the coding sequence GTGAGCGACCACGGAGGTCTGCACCCCGCCCAGCCGTTTCCCGAAGCCGCCCGCGAGCAGGTGGTGAGGGCCCAGCTCCGGGCCAACCTGCGCAAAGTCACGCACACCATCCGCGAGAAGCGCGCGAACGTGGTGGGGGAGCTGCCCCAATGGGAACAGTTGCGGACGCTGGGGGCCGCGACGAAGGACGCCTCGCTCGCCAACCTTTCCGACCGCCTGCTGCAACTGGAGCAGAGCGTCAAGGCGCGGGGCGGGCACGTCCACTGGGCGCGGGACGCGCAGGAAGCCCGCGAGATCGTGGCCCGGATCGCGGCGGCCCACGGCGCCCGCGAACTGATCAAGGTCAAGTCGATCACCTCCGACGAGATCGAGCTGAACCGGGCGCTGGAGGAACGCGGCATCCACGCCATCGAGACGGACCTCGCGGAACTGATCGTGCAGCTCTCGCATGACCGGCCCAGCCACATCCTCGTCCCGGCCATCCACCGCAACCGCGCCGAGATTCAGGCCCTCTTCAACGCGGAGCTGCCCGGCGAGGGCGAGCTGCCCGACGACCCGGCGGCCCTCGCGGCGGCGGCGCGGCGCTACCTGCGCCACAAGTTCCTGACCACCAAGATGGCCGTATCGGGCGCGAATTTCGCCATTGCCGAGACGGGGACGGTGTGCGTGGTGGAGTCCGAAGGCAACGGGCGCATGTGCGTCACGCTGCCGGAGGTGCTGGTCAGCATCATGGGCATCGAGAAGGTGCTGGAGACGTGGGAGGACATCTCGGTCTTCATGGAACTCCTGCCGCGCAGCAGCACCGCCGAGCGCATGAACCCCTACAACTCCTTCTGGAGCGGCGTGACCCCCGGCGACGGCCCGCAGGAATTCCATCTGGTGCTGCTCGACAACGGGCGGACCAACGTGCTGGCCGACGACTTCGGGCGGCAGACGCTGCGCTGCATCCGCTGCTCGGCCTGCCTGAACGTCTGCCCCGTGTACGAACGGGCGGGCGGCCACGCCTACGGCAGCGTCTACCCCGGTCCCATCGGCGCGATTCTGACGCCGCAACTGCTGGGGATGCACGACAAGAACGCCAACACGCTGCCCGGCGCGTCCAGCCTATGCGGCGCGTGCTACGACGTGTGCCCGGTCAAGATCAACATCCCGCAGGTGCTGATTTACCTGCGCTCCGAGGCGAATCTGCAAAAGGGCCTCACCGCCGAGGCGCTCGCCATGAAGGGCATGAAGTTCGTGATGTCGGAAGGCTGGCGCTTCGAGGGGGCGCTGGAGCTTGCCCGCGTGGGCCAGGGGCCGCTGGTGCACGGCGACGCGATCACCTCGCTGCCGGGGCCGCTCGCGGGCTGGACCCAGGTGCGTGACCTGAAGCCCTTCCCGAAAGAGGGGTTCCGCGATTGGTGGCGCAACCGCCCGGCGCCCGTGGACGCGGCCCCGCCCGCCATCGTACAGAAGGCCGAGGAAGGCCCCGTCCCGCCGCAGAAGAAGGAAGGCGGCCAGTTCGACGCCGAGCCGCCCAGAGAGGACACGTTATGA
- a CDS encoding pyruvate, water dikinase regulatory protein produces the protein MTGGAAAAGPRPVLIVSDHTGLTAENAARALLAHFPEQSLAYLQRPFVATVEVARGVAQEVATLASGGERPLVFTTITEPEVMRELEVVPARVFDLLGPGLSLLEEEFGERATRSVGRHHDMHDQTSYLARMDALDFALATDDGLGDRQYGLADVILVGVSRAGKTPTSLFLALQHGVRASNYPLAEDDFERESLPIPLEPYRTKLHGLTIDPRRLHAIRTQRKPNSRYASLEQCEHEVRRAERLFARAGIPVRDTTSASVEEIAAGILTQLRRV, from the coding sequence ATGACGGGCGGCGCGGCGGCTGCCGGTCCACGCCCGGTCCTGATCGTCTCCGACCACACCGGCTTGACGGCAGAGAACGCCGCCCGTGCCCTGCTCGCGCACTTTCCGGAGCAGTCCCTGGCGTACCTCCAGCGGCCCTTCGTCGCCACGGTTGAGGTCGCGCGGGGGGTGGCGCAGGAGGTCGCCACGCTGGCGAGCGGAGGCGAACGGCCACTCGTGTTCACCACCATCACCGAGCCCGAGGTCATGCGAGAACTGGAGGTGGTCCCCGCCCGGGTGTTCGACCTCCTTGGCCCCGGCCTCAGCCTCTTGGAGGAGGAGTTCGGCGAGCGGGCCACCCGCAGCGTGGGTCGCCACCACGACATGCATGACCAGACTTCCTACCTCGCCCGCATGGATGCCCTGGACTTCGCCCTGGCTACCGACGACGGCCTGGGGGACCGCCAGTACGGCCTGGCGGACGTGATCCTGGTGGGGGTCAGCCGCGCCGGCAAGACGCCCACCAGCCTGTTTCTGGCCCTCCAGCACGGCGTTCGCGCCAGCAACTATCCCCTTGCCGAGGATGACTTCGAGCGTGAGTCGTTGCCGATTCCCCTGGAGCCGTACCGCACCAAGCTGCACGGCCTGACCATCGACCCCCGCCGCCTGCACGCCATCCGCACCCAGCGCAAGCCGAACAGCCGCTACGCCAGCCTCGAACAGTGCGAACACGAGGTTCGCCGGGCCGAACGCCTCTTCGCGCGGGCCGGGATTCCCGTCCGCGACACCACCTCCGCCAGCGTGGAGGAGATCGCAGCGGGGATTCTCACACAATTACGACGGGTGTAA
- the ppsA gene encoding phosphoenolpyruvate synthase — protein MDMIRWFQTLRMTDVEVVGGKNASIGEMIQGLAGAGVRVPGGFATTADAFRAFLTQNGIEERINTRLAALDVNDVVALADAGREIRGWVEGGALPAELEAAIRDGYAQLAQESGGVDPDVAVRSSATAEDLPEASFAGQQETFLNVRGIDSVLHHVRLVFASLYNDRAISYRVHHNFEHADVALSAGVQRMVRTDLGVSGVAFTLDTESGYRDAVLVTAAYGLGELVVQGAVNPDEYFVYKPALKAGKRAVLRRTLGSKARRMIYAEGGGVESVDVPEEERRRFCLSDEDLTELARQCVTIEDHYGRPMDIEWGKDGRDGLIYILQARPETVQSRAGRTLERFELQGKGEVLVEGRAVGNRIGAGTVRVVRDPAEMDQVQDGDVLVADMTDPDWEPVMKRASAIVTNRGGRTCHAAIIARELGIPAVVGTGNATRELESGAQVTVSCAEGDTGYVYAGELPYRVNRVELDAMPPVSMKIMMNVASPDRAFSFAALPNEGVGLARVEFVISNVIGIHPRALLDYPNVPDDVRAQIEEKTAGYATPRDFFREKLAEGVATIAAAFAPKPVIVRLSDFKSNEYAHLIGGPAYEPHEENPMIGFRGASRYRSPDFAAAFALECEAIREVRDGMGLTNVQVMIPFVRTVGEAQTITQILEKNGLQRGENGLKVIMMCEVPSNAILADQFLEHFDGFSIGSNDLTQLTLALDRDSGLVADLFDEQNEAVLALMSQAIQAAKRAGKYVGICGQGPSDHPALAAWLMEQGIDSVSLNPDSVLTTWLHLAQADPDADQRPVQG, from the coding sequence ATGGACATGATTCGCTGGTTCCAGACACTAAGGATGACCGACGTGGAGGTCGTGGGCGGCAAGAACGCCTCCATCGGCGAGATGATCCAGGGCCTCGCCGGGGCCGGGGTGCGGGTGCCCGGCGGCTTCGCCACGACCGCCGACGCCTTCCGCGCGTTCCTGACCCAGAACGGGATTGAGGAACGCATCAATACCCGCCTCGCGGCCCTCGACGTGAACGACGTGGTGGCCCTCGCGGACGCCGGGCGCGAGATTCGCGGCTGGGTGGAGGGCGGCGCGCTGCCCGCCGAGCTGGAAGCGGCCATCCGGGACGGCTACGCCCAGCTCGCCCAGGAGTCCGGGGGCGTGGACCCCGACGTGGCCGTGCGGTCGAGCGCCACCGCCGAGGACCTGCCGGAAGCGAGTTTCGCGGGCCAGCAGGAAACCTTCCTGAACGTGCGGGGCATCGACTCGGTGCTGCACCACGTCCGCCTCGTCTTCGCCTCCCTGTACAACGACCGGGCGATCTCTTACCGCGTTCACCACAACTTCGAGCACGCGGATGTGGCGCTCTCGGCAGGGGTGCAGCGGATGGTCCGGACAGACCTCGGCGTGTCGGGCGTGGCCTTTACCCTGGACACCGAGAGCGGCTACCGGGACGCGGTGCTGGTGACGGCGGCGTATGGGTTAGGGGAACTCGTCGTGCAGGGGGCCGTGAACCCCGACGAATACTTCGTGTACAAGCCCGCGCTAAAGGCCGGGAAGCGGGCCGTGCTGCGCCGCACTCTGGGCAGCAAGGCCCGCCGGATGATTTACGCCGAGGGCGGCGGCGTGGAGAGCGTGGACGTGCCCGAGGAGGAGCGCCGCCGCTTCTGCCTCTCGGACGAGGACCTCACCGAACTCGCTCGGCAGTGCGTGACCATCGAGGACCACTACGGCCGCCCGATGGACATCGAGTGGGGCAAGGACGGACGCGACGGGCTCATTTACATCCTCCAGGCCCGGCCCGAGACGGTGCAGAGCCGCGCCGGGCGCACGCTGGAACGCTTCGAGCTGCAAGGCAAAGGTGAGGTGCTGGTCGAAGGCCGCGCGGTGGGCAACCGCATTGGCGCGGGGACGGTGCGGGTGGTGCGCGATCCCGCCGAGATGGACCAGGTGCAGGACGGCGACGTGCTGGTCGCCGACATGACCGACCCCGACTGGGAACCCGTGATGAAGCGGGCGTCGGCCATCGTGACCAACCGGGGCGGGCGCACCTGCCACGCGGCGATCATCGCGCGGGAGCTGGGGATTCCGGCGGTCGTGGGCACCGGGAACGCCACCCGCGAGCTGGAGAGCGGCGCCCAGGTCACCGTCTCCTGCGCCGAGGGCGACACCGGCTACGTGTACGCGGGGGAGCTGCCCTACCGGGTCAACCGCGTCGAGCTGGACGCCATGCCCCCCGTCTCCATGAAGATCATGATGAACGTGGCCTCGCCCGACCGCGCCTTCTCCTTCGCCGCGCTCCCCAACGAGGGCGTGGGGCTGGCCCGCGTCGAGTTCGTCATCTCCAACGTGATCGGGATTCACCCCCGTGCGCTGCTGGATTACCCGAACGTGCCCGATGACGTGCGGGCGCAGATCGAGGAGAAGACGGCCGGGTACGCGACCCCCCGCGACTTCTTTCGCGAGAAGCTGGCCGAGGGGGTGGCGACCATCGCGGCGGCCTTCGCGCCCAAGCCGGTGATCGTGCGCCTGAGCGACTTCAAGAGCAACGAGTACGCCCACCTGATCGGCGGCCCCGCCTACGAGCCGCACGAGGAAAACCCGATGATCGGCTTCCGGGGCGCTTCCCGCTACCGTTCGCCCGACTTCGCCGCCGCCTTCGCGCTGGAATGCGAGGCGATCCGCGAGGTGCGCGACGGGATGGGCCTGACCAACGTGCAGGTCATGATTCCCTTCGTCCGCACGGTGGGCGAGGCGCAGACCATCACCCAGATTCTGGAGAAGAACGGCCTCCAGCGCGGCGAGAACGGGCTGAAGGTCATCATGATGTGCGAGGTGCCGTCGAACGCCATCTTGGCCGACCAGTTCCTCGAACACTTCGACGGCTTCTCCATCGGCTCCAACGACCTGACGCAGCTCACGCTGGCGCTCGACCGCGACTCCGGGCTGGTGGCCGACCTGTTCGACGAGCAGAACGAGGCGGTGCTGGCGCTGATGAGCCAGGCCATCCAGGCCGCCAAGCGAGCGGGCAAGTACGTGGGTATCTGCGGGCAGGGGCCTTCGGACCACCCGGCGCTGGCGGCGTGGCTGATGGAACAGGGCATTGATTCCGTCAGCCTCAACCCCGATAGCGTGCTGACCACCTGGCTGCACCTGGCCCAGGCGGACCCGGACGCGGACCAGCGTCCGGTGCAAGGGTGA
- a CDS encoding Tn3 family transposase: MTAHPSSLFTAAQREQFTRFPALDERILSRYYLLDAADLRLVRERRRDFNKLGFAVQLTVLRHLGRGLRSGETPPEAVLAYLAEQLRVDSACYTQYATREPTRREHFAALCQWLGYVELSRRQGAELRDWLVPLAVVTDQPFPLMSALMDEVRRRHLLVPRFSVLERLVRSARVRADQHTYGVLNLPLKGDLAERVDDLLVPQGEEAVSRFAWLARPVGAPKPKHLLTLLDKLAFVRTFPVQSNLQAFLPQSRLEHLAEEARRLSASHLADFEPWRRRATLMARRLDLSETLTDAVLDMHDRVMVSLLREGERAAAEVFGQQGPPLVEQFGTFKSVCAAVIAAREQGADPYQAIEAVVNWQQLVETVREKEVVSAEQLDPLHHAMKGYAKVRSYAPRLLAAFTFHAEGKAVPVVEALNLLREMYAANKRTLPEHVPIGFVRQKWAGQVFRDGVVDRRAYELCVLDELRLALRAGDAWVTGSRKYKDLDAYLLPQGTWQKRLPELSLDLPETFDAFWTATEPRLTEQLREVADLLARGELSSVSVQRGRLRIGKVTRAVPDEVEPLGRRLSARLPRVKITDLLLEVNAWTRFTGVFLNLHSGKEVERHDHLLTAILADGLNLGLTKMAEASPDPGMTARRLMYLADWFVRPDSYAAGLAELVNFQSKLPLAALWGDGTTSSSDGQRFPTGGRGKTFGHLNAKYGREPGVLFYTHVSDQYAPFHTKVITANVRDAMHVLDGLLYHLSELKIKEHYTDTAGYTEQVFALCHLLGFRFAPRIRDLGETRLYTPEVGSAYGLLEPLVAQRLNLRLIREHWDELRRLTASIKAGTVTASLILSKLASYPRQNGLALALRELGRVQRTLFTLEWLRDPELRRRVLAGLNKGEALHALKRAVAFHRSGEIRDQSFEAQSNRASGLNLVTTAITVWNTVYLGRAVEALRAEGVDVPDELLAHVSPLSWEHIGLTGDYVWHPEGVPAEGAYRALRE; this comes from the coding sequence ATGACGGCTCATCCCTCGTCGCTGTTCACTGCTGCTCAGCGTGAACAGTTCACCCGCTTCCCTGCCCTGGACGAGCGCATCCTCTCCCGGTACTACCTGCTCGACGCCGCTGACCTCCGCCTCGTGCGGGAGCGGCGTCGAGATTTCAACAAGTTGGGCTTCGCCGTGCAGCTCACCGTTCTGCGCCACCTGGGGCGCGGATTACGCTCCGGGGAAACGCCCCCCGAAGCCGTCCTGGCCTACCTCGCCGAACAACTGCGGGTGGATTCGGCGTGCTACACCCAGTACGCCACCCGCGAGCCGACCCGGCGCGAACACTTCGCGGCCCTGTGTCAGTGGCTGGGGTACGTCGAATTGTCGCGCCGACAGGGCGCTGAATTGCGTGACTGGCTGGTGCCGTTGGCCGTCGTCACCGATCAGCCTTTCCCATTGATGAGTGCTCTGATGGACGAGGTGCGGCGGCGGCACCTCCTGGTGCCGCGTTTCAGCGTTCTCGAACGCCTGGTTCGCTCGGCCCGCGTCCGCGCCGATCAGCACACCTACGGCGTGCTCAATTTGCCCCTCAAGGGCGACCTCGCCGAGCGGGTGGACGACCTGCTGGTGCCGCAGGGGGAAGAAGCGGTCTCGCGGTTCGCGTGGCTGGCGCGGCCTGTAGGCGCGCCCAAGCCCAAACATCTCCTGACCCTGCTGGACAAATTGGCCTTCGTGCGGACCTTCCCGGTGCAGAGCAACCTCCAGGCCTTTTTGCCGCAGAGCCGCCTGGAGCATCTGGCGGAAGAAGCCCGGCGGCTGAGTGCCTCGCACCTCGCGGACTTTGAACCCTGGCGCCGCCGGGCCACGCTGATGGCCCGGCGGCTCGACCTCTCCGAGACCCTGACCGATGCCGTCCTCGACATGCACGACCGCGTGATGGTGTCGCTGCTGCGGGAAGGCGAACGGGCTGCGGCGGAGGTCTTCGGGCAGCAGGGGCCGCCACTCGTCGAGCAGTTCGGCACCTTCAAGTCGGTGTGCGCGGCGGTGATCGCCGCGCGTGAGCAGGGAGCTGACCCCTATCAGGCCATCGAAGCCGTCGTGAACTGGCAACAGCTCGTCGAGACCGTGCGGGAGAAGGAGGTGGTGAGTGCTGAGCAGCTTGATCCGTTGCACCATGCGATGAAGGGCTATGCGAAGGTACGAAGCTATGCCCCCCGGCTGCTGGCGGCCTTCACCTTCCATGCAGAGGGCAAGGCGGTACCCGTGGTCGAGGCGCTGAACCTCCTCCGCGAGATGTACGCGGCGAACAAGCGCACCTTACCTGAACACGTCCCCATCGGCTTTGTCCGGCAGAAGTGGGCCGGGCAGGTGTTCCGAGATGGCGTAGTGGACCGCCGGGCCTACGAGTTGTGCGTGCTGGACGAATTGCGGCTCGCGTTGCGAGCCGGAGATGCCTGGGTCACCGGGAGCCGCAAGTACAAGGACCTCGACGCCTACCTGCTGCCACAGGGCACCTGGCAGAAACGCCTCCCCGAGCTGTCCCTGGACCTGCCGGAGACGTTCGACGCCTTCTGGACAGCCACGGAACCCAGGCTCACAGAGCAGTTGCGTGAGGTGGCCGACCTGCTCGCCCGGGGCGAGCTGTCCTCCGTGTCGGTGCAACGCGGCAGGCTCAGGATCGGGAAGGTCACGCGGGCAGTGCCCGACGAGGTGGAGCCTCTGGGGCGCAGGCTGAGTGCGCGACTCCCGCGTGTGAAGATCACTGACCTGCTGCTGGAGGTCAACGCCTGGACCCGCTTCACGGGGGTCTTCCTGAATCTGCACAGCGGGAAGGAGGTGGAGCGGCATGACCATCTGCTGACCGCGATCCTGGCTGACGGGCTGAATCTGGGGCTGACCAAGATGGCGGAGGCTTCCCCGGACCCCGGTATGACCGCGCGCCGATTGATGTACCTCGCGGACTGGTTCGTTCGCCCTGACTCCTACGCGGCGGGTCTCGCGGAGCTGGTGAACTTCCAGTCCAAGCTGCCCCTGGCCGCGTTGTGGGGCGATGGCACGACGAGCAGTTCCGACGGGCAACGCTTTCCGACAGGTGGGCGCGGGAAGACCTTCGGGCATCTGAATGCCAAGTATGGTCGTGAGCCAGGCGTCCTGTTCTATACCCATGTCAGCGACCAGTACGCGCCCTTCCACACCAAGGTCATTACCGCCAATGTGCGTGATGCGATGCACGTGCTCGATGGGCTGCTGTACCACCTGTCGGAGCTGAAGATCAAGGAGCACTACACCGACACGGCGGGCTACACCGAGCAGGTCTTCGCCCTCTGTCACCTCCTGGGCTTCCGCTTCGCCCCCAGGATTCGGGACCTGGGCGAGACCCGGCTGTACACGCCCGAGGTCGGCTCGGCCTATGGGCTGCTGGAGCCGCTGGTAGCCCAGCGGCTCAACCTGCGCCTGATCCGTGAGCATTGGGACGAGTTGCGGCGGCTCACGGCCTCGATTAAGGCGGGCACGGTGACGGCCTCGTTGATCCTGTCCAAGCTCGCTTCATATCCAAGGCAAAACGGTTTGGCGTTGGCCCTGCGCGAGCTGGGCCGCGTCCAGCGGACATTATTCACGCTGGAATGGCTGCGCGACCCCGAGTTGCGCCGCCGGGTGCTGGCGGGCTTGAACAAGGGGGAGGCCCTGCACGCCCTGAAGCGGGCAGTCGCTTTCCATCGCAGCGGCGAGATTCGGGATCAGTCATTCGAGGCGCAGAGCAATCGCGCCAGCGGCCTGAATCTCGTGACGACGGCTATCACCGTTTGGAACACGGTGTATCTGGGGCGCGCCGTCGAGGCCCTGCGCGCTGAGGGTGTGGACGTACCCGACGAGTTGCTGGCGCACGTGTCACCGCTGTCGTGGGAGCACATCGGGCTGACTGGCGATTACGTGTGGCACCCCGAAGGGGTGCCCGCCGAGGGAGCCTACCGGGCGTTACGCGAGTAA
- a CDS encoding (Fe-S)-binding protein, with the protein MHIDLFLTCVNDALFPATGQATVRLLERLGHRVNFNPAQTCCGQMHLNTGYREDALHLIRKFVRDFRDSEVVVTPSGSCAAMVRELYPEAAQWAGDDELLRDVEALAPRVFELSELLVNKLGVTDVGAYYPHRVTYHPTCHAMRALRVGDAPLQLLRNVRGMTLVELEGANECCGFGGTFAVKNPDVSAAMLTDKARHIMNTGAEACTAGDNSCLLHIGGGLHRLRSGTRTVHLAEILASTEEEVFA; encoded by the coding sequence ATGCACATCGACCTCTTCCTCACCTGCGTCAACGACGCGCTGTTTCCCGCAACCGGGCAGGCGACCGTCCGGTTGCTCGAACGCCTGGGCCACCGGGTGAACTTCAACCCCGCCCAGACCTGCTGCGGGCAGATGCACCTGAACACCGGCTACCGCGAAGACGCCCTGCACCTCATCCGCAAGTTCGTGCGCGACTTCCGTGACTCGGAGGTCGTGGTGACGCCCAGCGGCTCGTGCGCCGCGATGGTGCGCGAACTGTACCCCGAGGCCGCGCAGTGGGCCGGGGACGACGAGTTGCTGCGCGACGTGGAGGCCCTCGCCCCCCGCGTCTTCGAACTCTCCGAGCTTCTGGTGAACAAACTCGGCGTGACCGACGTGGGCGCGTACTACCCGCACCGCGTGACCTATCACCCCACCTGCCACGCCATGCGCGCGCTGCGGGTGGGCGACGCGCCGCTGCAACTCCTGAGGAACGTGCGCGGCATGACGCTGGTGGAACTGGAAGGCGCGAACGAATGCTGCGGCTTCGGCGGCACCTTCGCGGTGAAGAATCCCGACGTGAGCGCGGCGATGCTGACCGACAAGGCCCGGCACATCATGAACACCGGGGCCGAAGCCTGCACGGCGGGCGACAACTCGTGCCTGCTGCACATCGGCGGCGGGCTGCACCGCCTGCGCTCGGGCACCCGCACCGTCCACCTCGCCGAGATCCTGGCGAGCACCGAAGAGGAGGTGTTCGCGTGA
- a CDS encoding LutC/YkgG family protein, which yields MTAEPFPSTAEAKLELLTRINRAIAGAEQQPLPPYPVSAPLSREAVLHQFEDRILDYKAAFTRVLAGEIVGAVAAALGGARRVIVPPGLAAAWLPAGLDMLRDDPPLSHADLDRAEAVVTGCAVAVSETGTIILDHGPDQGRRALSLIPDLHVCLVRGDQVVQTVRQAVDTVAASVRAGRPLTWLSGGSATSDIELVRVEGVHGPRHLHVIVVE from the coding sequence ATGACTGCCGAGCCCTTTCCCTCCACGGCGGAAGCCAAACTGGAACTGCTGACCCGCATCAACCGCGCCATCGCCGGGGCGGAGCAACAGCCTCTGCCCCCCTACCCGGTGTCCGCGCCGCTCTCCCGTGAAGCCGTCTTGCACCAGTTCGAGGACCGCATTCTGGACTACAAGGCGGCGTTCACCCGCGTCCTGGCAGGCGAGATCGTGGGGGCGGTGGCGGCGGCGCTGGGCGGGGCGCGGCGGGTCATCGTGCCGCCCGGCCTCGCGGCGGCGTGGCTGCCCGCTGGCCTGGATATGCTGCGCGACGACCCGCCCTTATCACACGCCGACCTCGACCGGGCGGAGGCGGTGGTTACCGGGTGCGCGGTCGCGGTGAGCGAGACGGGCACCATCATCCTCGACCACGGCCCCGACCAGGGCCGCCGGGCGCTCTCGCTGATCCCCGACCTGCACGTATGCCTGGTGCGTGGGGATCAGGTCGTGCAGACGGTCCGGCAGGCCGTGGACACTGTGGCCGCCAGCGTGCGCGCGGGCCGCCCCCTGACCTGGCTTTCGGGCGGCAGCGCGACCAGCGACATCGAACTGGTGCGCGTGGAGGGGGTGCATGGGCCGAGGCACCTGCACGTTATCGTCGTCGAATAG